The sequence GCTGATGCATCGCGCCAGGTTACGAGGAACGGGCGGTTCAGGCCGGGTCTTGACAGGTCGTCGTGGTAGCAGAAGATGTAGAATAAGTAACACAGTACATAGACATCGCTCTGCTCGGCAAAGATTCGGCAGATTTCTTGTCCCAGGCCCTTTGATAGGGCGTATAGATTTGTGCTGGGTTTGGGAGGGACATCGGGACCGATGTTGTAATCCAGTGCCTCATAAGGTGCGCCCTGTACGGTGAAGTGCGGTCCTGTGTTGATGACCCTCGGGATTCCGTGTGCGACTGCTGCGCGCATGATGTTGTAACACCCCAGGGTGTTGACATCAAAGGCGATCTGTCGGTGGGGACGCAAGACGGATAGGTTGATGATTGCGTCCATGCCCTCTGCCGCGCGTGCGACCGCATCGGGGTCTGATACATCGACGATCATCATTTCATGCGGGGTGTCATAAGGCTCCAGGTCGGTTAAGCGCAGATCTACATGTCCTTCCAGAGCCTTTACCACATGCGGTCCCAACTGGCCATTGCTTCCGTAGATTACGACTTTCATGTTTACCTCGTTATTAAAGTCCCAGTGTTTGCTTTGCCTGGTTTGTAGGGAACCGGGCATTTTCAACGTCTGATTGTACGTGCAATACCTGCCACATGGGTCCGTTTTTTACCAGTGCTTGGCCGATGGCTTTTACCGCGTCTTCTGTTGTCAATGCTGTGTCGCCATCGCCGTCTATATCTCCAAATCGCAAGCAGGTTACGCGGACTGAGTGCTCGCGTGCAAATTCCCGGCAGGTAAATTCACCCAGATAGCGCGCCATGGGTGCCGATTCTGTTGTGGGTCGCGGTGCCCAGACTTCTGTGACGTTCCAGTTGGGGTCGCATGACGCGAATAAGCTGAGGGAACTGATATAGATGACATGGGGGACGTTTTTCTCCCGTGCCGCGTGCATGATGTTATAAGTACATCGGGTCTGAAAGTCTATTTCCCGTTCGTCATTTTTCAGTTCTTCGGGCAGTTCCGCGAGGTGCACGATGGCGTCCATTCCCTGTACGAGGGCTTCGGTTTCTCCTTCGTGCCCGAGTTCGCATTTAACAAAGTCGCAATCTGTTTCTACTGCCACGAGATCGGTCAGGACGACGTTGTGCTCGTTTGTCAGATCCGCTGATAGTGCCCGGGATAGTGCTGTTTTGCCCGAGGTGATCAATACGTTCATGGTTTGCTCCTGTTTTTTATCCTGCGTACCGTCCGATATTTGCTTCGTCGTAGTATTTATTCACATTTGGTATTTCGCGCATGCCATGCCAG comes from Gemmatimonadota bacterium and encodes:
- a CDS encoding NAD(P)-dependent oxidoreductase, with translation MNVLITSGKTALSRALSADLTNEHNVVLTDLVAVETDCDFVKCELGHEGETEALVQGMDAIVHLAELPEELKNDEREIDFQTRCTYNIMHAAREKNVPHVIYISSLSLFASCDPNWNVTEVWAPRPTTESAPMARYLGEFTCREFAREHSVRVTCLRFGDIDGDGDTALTTEDAVKAIGQALVKNGPMWQVLHVQSDVENARFPTNQAKQTLGL
- a CDS encoding NAD(P)-dependent oxidoreductase; the protein is MKVVIYGSNGQLGPHVVKALEGHVDLRLTDLEPYDTPHEMMIVDVSDPDAVARAAEGMDAIINLSVLRPHRQIAFDVNTLGCYNIMRAAVAHGIPRVINTGPHFTVQGAPYEALDYNIGPDVPPKPSTNLYALSKGLGQEICRIFAEQSDVYVLCYLFYIFCYHDDLSRPGLNRPFLVTWRDASASFLPGLTIDLKTLPSQCEVFNIFANRPHQKFSNEKAKRILGWQPKDDLSHTYTKENTK